One Tomitella gaofuii DNA segment encodes these proteins:
- a CDS encoding general stress protein, with product MTNSMPGGSVPGGPQRGRGLPTPPTGWPIASYTTYADAQRAVDHLADSQFPVEKVTIVGVDLMQVERVLGRLTWAKVLAGGLVSGAWLGVFFGLLLGIVTGGFLGPLLLGLVGGVIFGLISTSVPYAASRGQRDFASTMQLVAGRYDVLCDPSRAEEGRDILARLGL from the coding sequence ATGACCAATTCAATGCCGGGCGGGTCCGTGCCGGGAGGACCGCAGCGCGGCCGCGGGCTGCCGACCCCGCCCACCGGGTGGCCGATCGCCTCCTACACCACTTATGCCGATGCACAACGCGCCGTCGACCACCTCGCCGACAGCCAGTTCCCGGTGGAGAAGGTGACGATCGTCGGCGTCGACCTCATGCAGGTCGAGCGCGTGCTGGGCCGGTTGACGTGGGCGAAGGTGCTCGCCGGCGGCCTGGTCTCCGGGGCGTGGCTGGGCGTGTTCTTCGGGTTGCTGCTCGGGATCGTCACCGGCGGATTCCTGGGCCCGCTGCTGCTCGGCCTCGTCGGCGGCGTCATCTTCGGGCTGATCTCGACGTCGGTGCCGTACGCGGCCTCGCGCGGCCAACGGGACTTCGCCTCCACGATGCAGCTCGTCGCGGGACGGTATGACGTGCTGTGCGATCCCAGCCGCGCCGAGGAGGGACGCGACATCCTGGCACGGCTGGGGCTGTGA
- a CDS encoding Mrp/NBP35 family ATP-binding protein gives MTELTESAVRAALARVDDPEIRKPITELGMVRNIDIADDGTVDIGIYLTVAGCPMRSEISDRVTRAAADVPGVAAVRVELDVMSDEQRTELRRSLRGDSADPVIPFAQPGSMTRVYAVASGKGGVGKSSVTVNLAASMAARGLSVGVLDADIYGHSVPRMMGTDARPTQVEKMIMPPISHDVRLISIAMFTNNNAPVVWRGPMLHRALQQFLADVFWGDLDVLLLDLPPGTGDIAISVAQLIPGAEILVVTTPQQAAAEVAERAGAIALQTRQRITGVIENMSWLELPDGTRMEVFGAGGGKAVAANLTRAMGADVPLLGQVPLDTAVREAGDEGTPIVLSGPDTPAGAALNAIAEKLSVRKRGLAGMSLSIDPAGR, from the coding sequence ATGACCGAGCTCACCGAATCCGCAGTCCGCGCGGCGCTGGCCCGCGTCGACGATCCGGAGATCCGCAAGCCCATCACCGAACTGGGGATGGTCCGCAACATCGATATCGCCGACGACGGCACCGTCGACATCGGCATCTACCTCACGGTTGCCGGATGCCCCATGCGCAGCGAGATCAGCGACCGCGTCACCCGCGCCGCCGCCGACGTGCCGGGGGTGGCCGCGGTGCGCGTGGAGCTCGACGTGATGAGCGACGAGCAGCGCACCGAGCTCCGCCGGAGCCTGCGGGGCGACTCCGCCGACCCGGTGATCCCGTTCGCACAGCCCGGTTCGATGACGCGCGTGTACGCCGTCGCCTCCGGCAAGGGCGGCGTCGGCAAGTCCAGCGTCACCGTCAACCTCGCCGCGTCGATGGCCGCCCGCGGTCTGTCCGTCGGCGTGCTCGACGCGGACATCTACGGCCATTCCGTGCCGCGCATGATGGGCACCGACGCCCGCCCCACCCAGGTGGAGAAGATGATCATGCCGCCCATCTCCCACGATGTGCGGCTGATCTCGATCGCGATGTTCACCAACAACAACGCGCCGGTGGTCTGGCGCGGCCCCATGCTGCACCGTGCGCTGCAGCAGTTCCTCGCCGACGTCTTCTGGGGCGACCTCGACGTGCTCCTGCTGGACCTCCCCCCGGGCACCGGCGATATCGCCATCTCGGTGGCCCAGCTGATCCCCGGTGCGGAGATCCTCGTGGTGACCACGCCGCAGCAGGCTGCCGCCGAGGTGGCCGAGCGTGCGGGGGCGATCGCCCTGCAGACGCGTCAGCGCATCACCGGCGTCATCGAGAACATGTCGTGGCTCGAGTTGCCGGACGGCACCCGGATGGAGGTCTTCGGCGCCGGGGGCGGCAAGGCCGTCGCCGCCAACTTGACGCGCGCCATGGGCGCCGACGTGCCGCTGCTGGGGCAGGTGCCGCTGGATACTGCGGTGCGCGAGGCCGGTGACGAGGGCACGCCGATCGTGCTGTCCGGACCGGACACGCCGGCCGGGGCGGCCCTGAACGCCATCGCGGAGAAACTGAGCGTGCGCAAGCGCGGGCTTGCGGGAATGTCGTTGAGCATCGACCCCGCAGGACGCTGA
- a CDS encoding glycine betaine ABC transporter substrate-binding protein, with the protein MRYRRSAAAAAAVVTAAVALTGCRSTTALEQEYSSTQVVVGSGVSAESRIVATIYAEALRGTGIGVSTDLGVGDRFDYVRALESGRISVVPDDTASLLAFFQRSNMQDTPGTAPDAQKAGGDTAATSDEPGAVSAVEEALSRALPQYLRVSDAALAERGQTLIVDDGTARKWDLHNVSDLAAHCADANASLAAGLVSDAQLRAALAESYGCTFAAVDVVGTPADAADAVTQGLSDVGGVTTLSPAASMDGFTALEDDRDSLPAGNIIPMYRTASLGDRQVEALNNVAGELTTDDLAAMVRRVEVDGLSVADVVGEWRAQHGV; encoded by the coding sequence GTGAGGTATCGCAGGTCCGCTGCGGCCGCCGCGGCGGTGGTGACGGCGGCAGTGGCGTTGACGGGGTGCAGGTCTACCACGGCGTTGGAACAGGAATACTCGTCCACCCAGGTCGTGGTGGGTTCGGGCGTCTCGGCGGAGAGCCGTATCGTCGCCACCATCTATGCGGAGGCCCTGCGCGGCACCGGTATCGGTGTGTCGACCGATCTCGGCGTGGGCGACAGGTTCGACTACGTGCGGGCTCTCGAATCCGGGCGGATCAGCGTCGTCCCGGACGACACCGCCTCGCTGCTCGCGTTCTTCCAGCGCTCGAACATGCAGGACACCCCGGGCACGGCGCCCGACGCGCAGAAGGCCGGCGGCGACACCGCGGCCACGTCGGACGAACCGGGCGCGGTGAGCGCGGTCGAGGAGGCGCTGAGCCGGGCGTTGCCGCAGTACCTCCGCGTATCGGACGCGGCCCTGGCCGAACGCGGTCAGACGTTGATCGTCGACGACGGCACCGCCCGGAAATGGGATCTGCACAACGTGTCCGACCTTGCGGCGCACTGTGCGGACGCGAATGCGAGCTTGGCGGCCGGGCTCGTCTCGGATGCGCAGCTGCGCGCCGCGCTGGCGGAGTCCTACGGGTGCACGTTCGCCGCGGTGGACGTCGTCGGGACCCCCGCCGACGCGGCGGACGCGGTCACGCAGGGGCTGTCGGACGTCGGCGGCGTGACGACGCTGTCGCCGGCGGCGTCGATGGACGGTTTCACCGCCTTGGAGGACGACCGGGACTCGCTGCCCGCCGGGAACATCATTCCGATGTACCGCACGGCGAGCCTGGGCGACCGTCAGGTGGAGGCGCTCAACAATGTCGCCGGCGAGCTGACCACCGACGACCTGGCCGCCATGGTGCGTCGGGTCGAGGTCGACGGACTGTCGGTGGCGGACGTGGTGGGCGAGTGGCGCGCCCAGCACGGCGTGTGA
- a CDS encoding dipeptidase, translated as MTEPASADIEALRARVRRLMPQARTDLADLVAIPTLADARQVDPRECLRGAQWARDAFAAAGIPQIDLVETADGSVAVVGHRPPAPGMPTVLLYSHYDIQPAGDHAAWSSDPFTLTERDGRWYGRGAADCKGNLVMHLTALRALGDDGLGGVGVRVIAEGSEEMGTGGLEQLVVERPELFAADLIIIADSGNVAAGRPTLTTSLRGNANVDVHVETLVGEVHSGMFGGPAPDALAALIAMLASLRDAHGDTTVDGLDTSGTWRGAAYPEDRFRGDAGVLEGVAVVGSGAIADSVWARPTATVLGIDCPPVVGSAAAVQPHASARINLRVPPGMDPGAAQDALVAHLHAHAPWGARVRVERETVGRPFPAHTDGPGYAALADALRAAFGADAEYSGQGGAIPLCTALAEQHPEAEIALFGVEEPLCNIHAPDESVDPGEIERCALAEALLLRRLGRG; from the coding sequence ATGACAGAGCCGGCATCCGCAGACATCGAGGCGTTGCGCGCGCGGGTGCGCAGGCTCATGCCCCAGGCCCGCACGGACCTGGCGGACCTGGTCGCGATACCCACCCTGGCCGACGCCCGCCAGGTCGACCCGCGGGAGTGCCTGCGCGGCGCACAGTGGGCACGGGACGCGTTCGCCGCCGCAGGGATCCCCCAAATCGACCTCGTCGAGACCGCCGACGGCTCGGTCGCCGTCGTGGGCCACCGCCCGCCGGCGCCGGGCATGCCGACGGTGCTCCTCTACAGCCATTACGACATACAGCCGGCCGGCGATCATGCCGCGTGGAGCTCGGACCCGTTCACCCTGACCGAGCGCGACGGCCGCTGGTACGGGCGCGGCGCCGCCGACTGCAAGGGCAACCTCGTCATGCACCTCACGGCGCTGCGGGCGCTCGGCGACGACGGCCTCGGGGGCGTCGGCGTGCGAGTGATCGCCGAGGGCTCCGAAGAGATGGGCACCGGTGGCCTGGAGCAGCTCGTGGTCGAACGCCCCGAGCTGTTCGCGGCCGACCTGATCATCATCGCCGATTCCGGCAACGTGGCGGCGGGGCGGCCCACACTGACGACCAGCCTGCGCGGCAATGCCAACGTGGACGTGCACGTGGAGACGCTCGTCGGCGAGGTGCACTCGGGCATGTTCGGCGGGCCTGCACCCGACGCGCTGGCCGCGCTCATCGCGATGCTCGCGAGCCTCCGCGACGCGCACGGCGACACGACCGTCGACGGCCTCGACACCTCCGGCACCTGGCGGGGCGCCGCCTACCCGGAAGACCGGTTCCGCGGCGATGCCGGCGTTCTCGAGGGCGTCGCCGTCGTCGGCAGCGGGGCCATCGCCGATTCGGTGTGGGCGCGCCCCACCGCGACCGTGCTCGGGATCGACTGTCCCCCGGTCGTCGGTTCCGCCGCCGCCGTGCAGCCGCACGCGTCGGCCCGCATCAATCTGCGGGTTCCGCCGGGAATGGACCCTGGCGCGGCCCAGGACGCGCTGGTGGCGCACCTGCATGCGCACGCCCCCTGGGGCGCGCGGGTGCGGGTCGAACGCGAGACTGTGGGTCGGCCGTTCCCCGCGCACACCGACGGCCCCGGCTATGCGGCACTGGCGGACGCGCTGCGCGCGGCCTTCGGCGCGGATGCCGAGTACAGCGGGCAGGGCGGCGCGATCCCCCTGTGCACCGCCCTTGCCGAGCAGCACCCGGAGGCCGAGATCGCGCTGTTCGGCGTGGAGGAGCCGCTGTGCAACATCCACGCACCGGACGAGAGCGTCGACCCCGGGGAGATCGAACGGTGCGCGCTGGCGGAGGCCCTGCTGCTCCGGAGATTGGGGCGGGGCTGA
- a CDS encoding suppressor of fused domain protein, translated as MAGVVDNVIEQVEAHLVQQFGGPPAGAASVTFLGLEPIVVQAFVAAGPGPGRPAAGDGDTLLHLVSVGCSRAPMADPTEMVADPQRGPRAEIVVALRPTGGGVPEGLHRSVAVLAAAPAVEGVVLAPDGIIDLAEPMWRGCAFSAVLLGESDMPDLTLAPPRDPVRFLEAVPITATEAAWVRVRGADELRAAWAEAQVDPRDPGRRAVAL; from the coding sequence ATGGCGGGCGTGGTGGACAACGTGATCGAGCAAGTCGAGGCGCATCTTGTACAGCAGTTCGGCGGGCCGCCCGCGGGGGCCGCGTCGGTGACGTTCCTGGGGCTCGAACCGATCGTCGTGCAGGCCTTCGTGGCGGCCGGTCCCGGACCGGGCAGGCCCGCCGCGGGAGACGGGGACACGCTGCTGCACCTCGTCTCCGTCGGGTGCTCGCGCGCGCCGATGGCGGATCCGACGGAGATGGTTGCAGACCCGCAGCGCGGTCCGCGCGCCGAGATCGTCGTCGCGCTGCGCCCCACGGGCGGCGGCGTTCCCGAAGGACTGCACCGCTCGGTGGCGGTCCTGGCGGCGGCGCCCGCGGTGGAAGGCGTCGTGTTGGCCCCGGACGGGATCATCGACCTGGCCGAGCCGATGTGGCGGGGGTGCGCCTTCAGCGCGGTGCTGCTCGGCGAATCGGATATGCCGGATCTCACTTTGGCGCCGCCGCGCGATCCCGTGCGGTTCCTCGAGGCGGTGCCCATCACCGCCACCGAGGCGGCCTGGGTCCGTGTCCGGGGTGCGGACGAGCTGCGTGCGGCGTGGGCCGAGGCGCAGGTCGATCCGCGCGATCCGGGCCGCCGCGCCGTCGCCCTCTGA
- a CDS encoding lytic transglycosylase domain-containing protein, which yields MPHRWQTRAALIALLPLGLAALAAAGPGTGLPGSHASPAERSMQVRITAQEATRPTPAGVVDSALRPIPSYRTAPAPAASVPTAGGDAPVNPAALVGDVVQYAPGPLGIPGIMLNAYKHAADLMAQVQPSCGLPWYLLAGIGKIESGHASGGAADSRGNTTTKILGPVLDGHLAGNAVITDTDGGALDGHASYDRAVGPMQFMPGTWNHYGADGNNDGAADPNNVYDATFAAGRLLCASGANLADPEATTGAILTYNHSMAYVKNVQAWAHAYATGAYPTPSELPPISPDDKAIDAPDGADPAPTPEVLPDPPAPAEAPEPETLPGTDIPATTVEVPGLPPVQLPKIELPKIELPCLFNCPPPPPAPEPAPPATDEGAPGAAPAPGQPAPAPPAP from the coding sequence ATGCCGCATCGCTGGCAGACACGAGCCGCGCTCATCGCCCTCCTCCCTCTGGGCCTTGCCGCGCTGGCCGCCGCCGGGCCCGGCACCGGCCTGCCCGGGTCGCACGCCTCCCCCGCCGAGCGGTCGATGCAGGTCCGCATCACCGCGCAAGAGGCCACCCGGCCCACGCCCGCGGGGGTCGTCGACTCCGCGCTGCGGCCCATTCCGAGCTACCGCACCGCCCCCGCGCCGGCCGCGTCGGTTCCGACCGCGGGCGGCGACGCGCCCGTCAATCCCGCGGCGCTCGTCGGCGACGTGGTGCAGTACGCCCCCGGCCCCTTGGGCATCCCCGGCATCATGCTCAACGCCTACAAGCACGCCGCAGATCTCATGGCGCAGGTCCAGCCCTCCTGCGGGTTGCCGTGGTACCTGCTGGCGGGCATCGGCAAGATCGAATCCGGCCACGCTTCCGGAGGCGCGGCGGACTCCCGGGGCAACACGACGACCAAGATCCTCGGGCCGGTGCTCGACGGGCACCTGGCCGGGAACGCCGTCATCACGGACACGGACGGCGGGGCACTCGACGGCCATGCCTCCTACGACCGGGCGGTGGGGCCGATGCAGTTCATGCCCGGCACGTGGAACCACTACGGCGCCGACGGGAACAACGACGGCGCCGCGGACCCCAACAACGTCTACGACGCGACCTTCGCCGCCGGCCGCCTCCTGTGCGCGTCCGGGGCGAACCTCGCCGACCCCGAAGCGACGACGGGCGCCATCCTCACCTACAACCATTCGATGGCCTACGTGAAGAACGTGCAGGCCTGGGCGCATGCCTACGCCACCGGCGCCTACCCCACGCCCAGCGAACTGCCGCCGATCTCGCCGGACGACAAGGCCATCGACGCGCCGGACGGCGCGGACCCGGCGCCCACCCCCGAAGTTCTCCCGGATCCGCCCGCGCCCGCCGAGGCACCGGAGCCGGAGACCCTCCCCGGCACCGATATCCCCGCCACGACGGTCGAGGTACCGGGGTTGCCTCCGGTGCAGTTGCCCAAGATCGAACTGCCCAAGATCGAGCTGCCGTGCCTGTTCAACTGCCCGCCGCCTCCCCCCGCCCCGGAGCCTGCACCTCCGGCCACCGACGAGGGGGCGCCCGGCGCCGCACCCGCGCCAGGGCAGCCCGCCCCCGCCCCGCCGGCTCCCTGA
- a CDS encoding PHP domain-containing protein, with amino-acid sequence MRIDLHAHTTASDGTTAPRALVDEAVAAGLDVVAITDHDTTAGWADATEAALSAPRPLSLVRGMEWSCEARAEPARTEKDGRVSVHLLCYLFDPEDPAIVAETERLRGERARRLRVMAERMAADGLPVDVDALFADPGRVPGRPHLARVLVDHGAAESMQAAFAGPLSKDSPYYERKRDTPVEDAVRAVTAAGGVTVIAHPRARSRGALMDMAQIVELAESGLAGVEADHLDHDADDRACLRDLATRAGLVVTGSSDFHGANKTVRLGAELTAPDQYAALVQRANGIDVVGTRRASADEGA; translated from the coding sequence GTGCGAATCGACCTGCATGCCCACACCACCGCATCCGACGGCACCACCGCGCCGCGCGCCCTCGTCGACGAGGCCGTGGCCGCCGGGCTGGACGTCGTCGCGATCACCGACCACGACACCACGGCCGGGTGGGCGGACGCGACGGAGGCTGCGCTCTCCGCCCCGCGCCCGCTGTCGCTGGTGCGGGGGATGGAGTGGTCGTGCGAGGCGCGGGCGGAGCCGGCCCGGACCGAAAAGGACGGGCGGGTCTCGGTGCATCTGCTGTGCTACCTGTTCGATCCGGAGGATCCGGCCATCGTCGCGGAAACCGAGCGTCTGCGGGGTGAGCGTGCGCGCCGCCTGCGCGTGATGGCGGAGCGGATGGCGGCGGACGGCCTCCCCGTGGACGTGGACGCACTGTTCGCCGACCCGGGGCGCGTGCCGGGGCGTCCGCACTTGGCGCGGGTTCTGGTCGATCACGGGGCCGCGGAGTCGATGCAGGCGGCGTTCGCCGGCCCGCTGAGCAAGGATTCGCCGTATTACGAGCGCAAGCGTGACACGCCTGTCGAGGACGCGGTGCGTGCGGTGACAGCCGCCGGCGGCGTCACCGTCATCGCCCACCCGCGTGCGCGCAGCCGCGGGGCGCTCATGGACATGGCCCAGATCGTGGAACTCGCGGAGTCCGGCCTGGCAGGCGTCGAGGCCGACCATCTCGACCATGACGCGGATGACCGGGCGTGCCTGCGGGATCTGGCCACGCGCGCGGGTCTGGTGGTGACGGGCTCGTCGGACTTCCACGGCGCGAACAAGACGGTACGGCTGGGCGCGGAGCTCACCGCACCCGATCAGTATGCTGCGCTGGTGCAGCGGGCGAACGGAATCGACGTGGTGGGCACCCGGCGCGCGTCGGCGGACGAGGGGGCGTAG
- a CDS encoding DUF1003 domain-containing protein has product MPDARTRRATGSQRLDTPRDRRRLHLHVDPEAAGRVSEQIARFFGTVRYLAIQTIVVVVWIILNVAAVKLRWDPYPFILLNLAFSTQAAYAAPLILLAQNRQENRDRVSMEEDRARATQTKADTEFLARELAALRIAVGEVATRDYLRRELDDIRELLEQTGAARHAADGSDAARRPHDPGADTASHVQHAPLDRPRGG; this is encoded by the coding sequence ATGCCTGATGCCCGCACGCGCCGCGCCACCGGGTCGCAGCGCCTCGACACGCCGCGAGACCGGCGGCGGCTCCACCTGCACGTCGACCCGGAGGCCGCGGGCAGGGTCAGCGAGCAGATCGCGCGGTTCTTCGGAACCGTCCGCTATCTGGCCATTCAGACGATCGTGGTCGTCGTGTGGATCATCCTCAACGTCGCCGCCGTCAAGCTGCGCTGGGACCCGTATCCGTTCATCCTGCTCAATCTGGCGTTCTCCACCCAGGCCGCCTACGCCGCACCGCTGATCCTGCTGGCGCAGAACAGGCAGGAGAACCGCGACCGCGTGTCCATGGAGGAGGACAGGGCCCGCGCGACGCAGACGAAGGCGGACACCGAGTTCCTGGCACGCGAGCTCGCCGCACTGCGGATCGCGGTCGGCGAGGTCGCCACCCGCGACTACCTGCGACGCGAGCTCGACGACATCCGTGAGCTCCTCGAGCAGACCGGCGCCGCCCGGCACGCGGCCGACGGGTCCGATGCCGCCCGCCGGCCGCACGACCCCGGTGCGGACACCGCATCGCACGTGCAGCACGCACCACTGGACCGTCCACGGGGCGGGTAA
- a CDS encoding NAD(P)-dependent malic enzyme, with amino-acid sequence MSTEFDAVHAHQQTLSALTSEEIFDGHVGGKLSVETTTALDNQRALSIAYTPGVAQVSRAIAEDDTLARRFTWTERLVAVVSDGTAVLGLGDIGPRASLPVMEGKAALFKSFAGLDAIPIVLDTQDPDEIVETLVRMRMSFGAVNLEDISAPRCFEIERRVIEALDCPVMHDDQHGTAIVVLAALTAASKAVQRDLAGLRVVISGAGAAGVACANILLAIGVRDLTVLDSRGIISADRTDLSESKADLAARTNAAGRTGGVAEALDGADVYLGVSTGTVPEELVATMAPEAIIFALSNPDPEVHPDVAHKYAAVVATGRSDFPNQINNVLAFPGVFRGALDVGATEITENMKVAAAHALVDLVGDDLAPEHIVPSALDPRVAPAVARAVATAAEADGVATRPLQDPVVAAVRKGGAAG; translated from the coding sequence GTGTCCACTGAATTCGATGCTGTCCACGCGCACCAGCAGACGCTCTCCGCGTTGACCTCGGAGGAGATCTTCGACGGGCATGTCGGCGGCAAGCTGTCGGTGGAGACCACCACGGCACTCGACAACCAGCGGGCGCTGTCGATCGCCTACACGCCGGGGGTGGCCCAGGTGAGCCGGGCCATCGCGGAAGACGACACGCTGGCGCGGCGGTTCACCTGGACCGAACGCCTGGTGGCGGTGGTCTCGGACGGCACCGCGGTACTGGGGCTGGGGGACATCGGCCCGCGCGCGTCGCTGCCGGTCATGGAGGGCAAGGCCGCGCTGTTCAAGTCATTCGCTGGGCTCGATGCGATCCCGATCGTGCTCGACACGCAGGACCCGGACGAGATCGTCGAGACCCTCGTGCGGATGCGCATGAGCTTCGGCGCAGTCAACCTGGAGGATATTTCGGCGCCGCGCTGCTTCGAGATCGAGCGGCGCGTCATCGAGGCGCTCGATTGCCCTGTGATGCACGACGACCAGCACGGCACCGCCATCGTTGTGCTGGCGGCGCTCACGGCGGCGTCCAAAGCCGTGCAGCGCGACCTGGCCGGTCTGCGCGTGGTCATCTCCGGCGCCGGCGCGGCCGGTGTCGCCTGCGCCAACATCCTGCTCGCCATCGGGGTGCGGGATCTCACCGTGCTCGATTCGCGCGGCATCATCTCCGCGGACCGCACCGACCTGTCCGAGAGCAAGGCGGATCTCGCGGCCCGCACCAATGCCGCGGGGCGCACCGGCGGCGTCGCGGAGGCGCTCGACGGCGCCGACGTCTACCTGGGGGTGTCCACCGGCACCGTTCCCGAGGAGCTTGTCGCCACGATGGCGCCGGAAGCGATCATCTTCGCGCTGTCCAACCCCGACCCGGAGGTGCACCCCGACGTCGCCCACAAGTATGCGGCGGTCGTGGCCACCGGCCGCAGCGACTTCCCCAACCAGATCAACAACGTGCTGGCGTTCCCGGGCGTGTTCCGCGGCGCGCTGGACGTCGGTGCCACCGAGATCACCGAGAACATGAAGGTCGCCGCGGCGCACGCGCTGGTGGACCTCGTCGGCGACGACCTGGCGCCGGAGCACATCGTTCCCTCGGCGTTGGATCCGCGGGTGGCGCCGGCGGTCGCACGCGCCGTGGCGACGGCGGCGGAGGCCGACGGCGTGGCCACCCGGCCGCTGCAGGATCCGGTGGTCGCCGCAGTGCGGAAGGGCGGCGCTGCGGGGTGA
- a CDS encoding magnesium transporter MgtE N-terminal domain-containing protein — translation MAPVNKMYAARLAGLLVLGPDGESIGRVRDLVIALRLGRQPPRVLGLVIELATRRRIFVPMLRVTAVEPTSITLTTGTVSLRRFTRRPTETLVFGEVLDSRVRVTDPELDDLADGDSVVVDLGLERTRSRDWVVGRVAVRKRRTRLGRRSAIRVTDWKYVDGLDQYALTLPGQGATELLTQFEGMRPADLAIAMRELPDKRRHELAAALDDERLADVVQELPTDDQTDLLTHLGESRAVDVLEAMDPDDAADLLGVLAEPEAESFLQLMDPEDSAPVRRLLEHSPDTAGGLMTPKPVVLTPDTTVAEALARLRHPDLTPALSSMVLVTRPPTVTPTGRYMGCVHMQVLLREPPAAMVGGVVDNDLPRLDPADSLARVTRYFATYNLVCGPVVDDEGHLLGAVSVDDLLDHLLPDDWRERDDDLVDAEIVVDDPAPERARLRGGAVGAAPDGRPPEGGADDA, via the coding sequence ATGGCTCCGGTGAACAAGATGTACGCGGCCCGGCTCGCGGGACTGCTGGTCCTGGGCCCGGACGGCGAGTCCATCGGCAGGGTGCGCGACCTCGTCATCGCCCTGCGGCTCGGGCGCCAGCCCCCGCGTGTGCTCGGGCTCGTGATCGAGCTCGCCACCCGGCGCCGCATTTTCGTGCCGATGCTCCGCGTCACCGCCGTCGAACCCACGTCGATCACCTTGACCACCGGCACGGTCTCGCTGCGCAGGTTCACCCGACGCCCCACCGAGACGCTCGTTTTCGGCGAGGTCCTCGACTCGCGCGTGCGCGTGACCGATCCGGAGCTCGACGACCTCGCCGACGGCGACTCGGTGGTGGTGGATCTGGGGCTGGAGCGCACCCGCTCGCGTGACTGGGTGGTGGGCCGCGTCGCGGTGCGCAAGCGGCGCACCCGGCTCGGCCGCCGCTCCGCGATCCGGGTGACCGACTGGAAGTACGTCGACGGCCTCGACCAGTACGCGCTGACGCTGCCCGGTCAGGGCGCCACCGAGCTGCTCACCCAGTTCGAGGGCATGCGGCCCGCGGATCTGGCCATCGCGATGCGCGAGCTGCCGGACAAGCGGCGCCACGAGCTGGCCGCCGCCCTGGACGACGAGCGACTGGCGGACGTCGTCCAGGAGCTGCCCACCGATGATCAGACCGATCTGCTCACCCACTTGGGTGAAAGTCGCGCGGTGGACGTGCTCGAGGCGATGGACCCCGACGATGCGGCGGACCTGCTGGGCGTGCTGGCCGAGCCGGAGGCCGAGTCGTTCCTGCAGCTGATGGACCCGGAGGACTCCGCGCCCGTGCGCCGCCTGCTGGAGCATTCGCCGGACACCGCGGGCGGGCTCATGACCCCGAAGCCTGTGGTGCTGACGCCGGACACCACCGTCGCCGAGGCGCTGGCCCGCCTCCGCCATCCCGACCTGACCCCCGCCCTGTCCAGCATGGTGCTGGTCACCCGCCCGCCCACGGTGACGCCGACGGGGAGGTACATGGGCTGCGTGCACATGCAGGTGTTGTTGCGCGAGCCGCCGGCCGCGATGGTGGGCGGTGTCGTCGACAATGACCTGCCACGCCTGGATCCCGCCGACAGCCTCGCCCGGGTGACCCGCTATTTCGCGACCTACAATCTCGTCTGCGGGCCGGTCGTGGACGATGAGGGCCACCTGTTGGGGGCGGTCAGCGTCGACGATCTCCTCGACCACCTGCTGCCCGACGACTGGCGTGAACGCGACGATGATCTGGTCGATGCCGAGATCGTGGTCGACGACCCCGCACCGGAGCGTGCACGGCTCCGCGGTGGCGCCGTCGGCGCCGCGCCGGACGGCCGACCGCCCGAGGGAGGGGCCGACGATGCCTGA